A DNA window from Methylocystis heyeri contains the following coding sequences:
- a CDS encoding FAD/NAD(P)-binding protein has translation MSQSHAASAAVRSHATPVLGGALLTLVETLDALGSDPTLFDIARTMQGIKLTPSDVASFIRADPRGYNRAAVVVREQYELLVMTWLPGQASFPHDHSGSVCVLQVVQGEAAEVCYRIAPDGYADFEYEVNLETGGVAAFQDAGVHSLRNARPDETLVTVHAYAPRLRDFRRFIVRPATPGDSGLAPQEPPTVVLVGGGFSGAMTAAQLLTRARRAGLALNVVMVERRGAVGEGIAYATREPTHLLNVPAKRMSAWPDRPEDFLRWAQNRDERVQAYDFLPREWYGDYIRDALRGAALDAGDLAKLSVVYDEVRRVARRPGGGWVIHLAHGASLRAEAVVLAIGHRPPSDPIGKSWSGPRTRFIADPWRPFAMNVVRPDEPVIVIGSGLTAVDAVLSLAAQPRSTPIVLISHYGLHPLAHAAQEITPANLTELIETYVAAPGGLKPLALLVELRRKARGDEGQDWRSLVDGLRPHTARLWQAMANDERRRFLRHLRPFWEVHRHRMTLSVAEPFYAMLERGAVRVIAGRVTSIQAEGDAVRAKVSLRGSKQVIDIDAGWVVNCTGPTPSNNAEANPVMSSLLLHGRLRVDQLALGVETCPDGAAIAADGTRTPDMFVVGTLRKATLWESIAAPELREQASMTAEQIVDRLAMASEPQTAPT, from the coding sequence ATGTCCCAATCTCACGCCGCATCGGCCGCCGTCAGATCACATGCCACGCCCGTGCTTGGCGGCGCGCTGCTGACGCTGGTGGAAACACTCGATGCGCTCGGATCCGATCCCACACTGTTCGACATCGCCAGGACGATGCAGGGCATAAAACTGACGCCGTCCGACGTGGCGTCCTTCATACGGGCCGATCCGCGCGGCTACAACAGAGCCGCGGTAGTCGTGCGCGAGCAATACGAGCTGCTGGTCATGACCTGGCTGCCCGGGCAGGCGAGCTTTCCGCACGATCACAGCGGCTCGGTCTGCGTGTTGCAGGTCGTGCAGGGAGAGGCAGCAGAAGTCTGCTATCGCATCGCGCCGGACGGCTACGCCGACTTCGAATACGAGGTGAATCTGGAGACGGGCGGCGTCGCCGCCTTTCAGGACGCCGGCGTGCATTCCTTGCGCAACGCCCGCCCCGACGAGACTCTGGTGACGGTACACGCCTATGCGCCTCGTCTGCGCGATTTCCGCCGTTTCATTGTGCGGCCCGCGACGCCCGGCGACAGCGGGCTGGCGCCCCAGGAACCTCCGACAGTGGTGTTAGTCGGCGGCGGCTTCAGCGGCGCGATGACGGCGGCGCAGCTTCTGACCCGCGCCAGACGCGCCGGTCTGGCGCTCAATGTGGTGATGGTCGAACGGCGTGGCGCGGTCGGCGAGGGAATTGCCTACGCCACGCGCGAGCCGACGCATCTCCTGAATGTACCCGCCAAGCGCATGAGCGCATGGCCAGACCGTCCGGAGGATTTCCTCCGCTGGGCGCAAAACCGGGATGAGAGGGTGCAGGCATACGATTTCCTGCCGCGCGAATGGTATGGCGATTACATTCGTGACGCACTGCGCGGCGCCGCGTTGGACGCCGGCGATCTGGCGAAACTCTCGGTAGTCTACGACGAGGTCCGCCGTGTCGCGCGCCGCCCCGGCGGCGGCTGGGTAATCCATCTGGCGCATGGCGCCTCGCTGCGCGCCGAGGCGGTGGTGTTGGCCATCGGCCACCGACCGCCCTCCGACCCGATCGGCAAAAGCTGGAGCGGCCCGCGCACTCGATTCATTGCCGATCCATGGCGGCCATTCGCAATGAACGTGGTGCGGCCGGACGAGCCTGTGATTGTGATCGGCAGCGGATTGACGGCGGTCGACGCCGTGCTGTCGCTAGCGGCGCAACCGCGTTCGACGCCGATCGTTCTCATCTCGCATTACGGCCTGCACCCACTGGCGCACGCCGCACAGGAGATCACACCTGCCAATCTCACGGAGCTGATCGAAACATATGTCGCCGCGCCGGGCGGCTTGAAGCCGCTGGCGCTACTCGTCGAGTTACGGCGAAAAGCGCGCGGCGACGAAGGGCAGGACTGGCGCAGCCTGGTCGACGGGCTGCGGCCGCACACTGCGAGGCTCTGGCAGGCCATGGCAAACGACGAACGCCGGCGTTTCCTGCGCCATCTACGGCCGTTCTGGGAGGTGCACCGTCACCGCATGACGCTGTCTGTCGCCGAGCCTTTCTACGCCATGCTCGAGCGCGGCGCAGTGCGCGTGATCGCCGGCCGGGTGACCTCGATCCAGGCCGAGGGAGACGCGGTCCGTGCGAAGGTTAGTTTGCGCGGAAGCAAGCAAGTGATCGACATCGATGCCGGCTGGGTGGTCAATTGCACCGGCCCGACTCCGTCCAACAATGCAGAGGCCAATCCAGTGATGAGTTCGCTGCTGTTGCATGGCCGACTGCGGGTCGACCAACTGGCGCTCGGCGTCGAGACCTGTCCAGACGGCGCCGCCATCGCCGCCGACGGGACACGGACGCCCGACATGTTTGTCGTCGGCACGCTGCGCAAGGCGACGCTGTGGGAGAGCATAGCCGCGCCAGAACTGCGCGAGCAGGCGTCCATGACAGCCGAACAAATCGTCGATCGGCTGGCCATGGCAAGCGAGCCGCAGACTGCGCCAACATAG
- a CDS encoding sensor histidine kinase yields the protein MTQTDSPPIRSFIAGTGRAALDEQSFMLERMKLALDAGRTGIWDWNLITGEVHLDARVRTLWGLTPEMPANLDVFRRALHPQDKKRTKEAIEQALDPACQDDYESEYRVIGLTDRVERWVSVRGRTFFDGGRAVRIVGTVRDVTERKHREQHVHNLLRELVHRSKNLLAVVQAMSRQTATGAGSIDDFQRKFSARLQALSMAHDLLISHDWRGASMHELARAQMAYCLDVEAGEIAQHARIDGPRLMLKPEAAQNIGLALHELATNALAYGALSYDCGEVSLSWRLDNGRFLVEWRESGGPRVSPPGREGFGHKVIKRLVPQALDGETTLNFSPEGFVWTLSAPASWVMVK from the coding sequence GTGACGCAGACAGATTCTCCTCCTATCCGATCATTCATCGCCGGGACGGGCCGCGCCGCGCTCGACGAACAGAGCTTCATGCTGGAGCGCATGAAGCTCGCGCTGGACGCGGGCAGGACCGGGATCTGGGACTGGAATCTGATCACCGGCGAAGTGCATCTCGATGCGCGCGTGCGCACTCTCTGGGGCCTCACCCCCGAAATGCCGGCCAATCTCGACGTATTTCGCCGCGCGCTCCATCCGCAGGACAAGAAGCGGACGAAAGAAGCGATCGAACAGGCCCTCGATCCCGCCTGCCAGGACGATTACGAGAGCGAATATCGCGTCATCGGCCTCACCGACCGCGTCGAGCGCTGGGTCTCGGTGCGGGGACGCACTTTTTTCGACGGCGGCCGCGCCGTCCGCATCGTCGGCACCGTCCGCGACGTCACCGAACGCAAACATCGCGAACAGCATGTGCATAATCTGCTGCGCGAACTGGTGCACCGCTCGAAGAATCTCCTCGCGGTGGTGCAGGCCATGTCGCGGCAGACCGCGACCGGCGCCGGCTCGATCGACGATTTCCAGCGCAAGTTTTCGGCGCGGCTGCAAGCGCTCTCGATGGCGCACGACCTGCTGATCTCCCATGATTGGCGCGGCGCCTCCATGCATGAACTCGCACGCGCGCAAATGGCCTATTGTCTCGATGTCGAAGCCGGGGAAATCGCCCAGCATGCGCGCATCGACGGCCCCAGACTGATGCTGAAGCCCGAAGCCGCGCAGAATATCGGACTCGCCCTGCATGAATTGGCGACCAACGCCCTCGCCTATGGCGCGCTGTCCTACGACTGCGGCGAAGTCTCTCTGAGCTGGAGGCTGGACAACGGCAGGTTCCTTGTGGAATGGCGCGAGAGCGGCGGCCCGAGAGTGTCGCCGCCAGGGCGGGAGGGCTTTGGCCACAAGGTGATAAAACGGCTCGTGCCGCAGGCTCTCGACGGCGAGACGACGCTCAATTTTTCGCCCGAAGGGTTCGTCTGGACTCTCTCCGCCCCGGCGAGCTGGGTGATGGTGAAATAA
- a CDS encoding EVE domain-containing protein encodes MACWLFKSEPSTWSFQQQLDAGEKGTFWNGVRNHLAKKHMMAMKVGEKGFFYHSNEDKAIVGVVEVIKPYYPDHTDESGKFGMVDIRAVKPLQNKVPLARIKAEPRLSEMVLVNNSRLSVQPVSDAEWRVVLELAGEAEQDHN; translated from the coding sequence ATGGCTTGCTGGCTCTTCAAAAGCGAACCTTCGACCTGGTCCTTCCAGCAGCAGCTCGACGCCGGCGAAAAAGGCACATTCTGGAACGGGGTTCGCAACCATCTCGCCAAAAAGCACATGATGGCGATGAAGGTCGGGGAGAAGGGTTTTTTCTATCATTCGAACGAGGACAAGGCGATCGTCGGCGTCGTCGAGGTCATCAAGCCCTATTATCCCGACCATACCGATGAAAGCGGCAAATTCGGCATGGTGGACATCCGGGCGGTGAAGCCGCTTCAGAATAAAGTCCCGCTCGCCCGGATCAAAGCCGAACCGCGTCTTTCCGAAATGGTTCTGGTGAATAATTCCCGCCTTTCGGTGCAGCCTGTGAGCGACGCGGAATGGCGCGTCGTGCTCGAGCTTGCGGGCGAGGCGGAACAGGACCACAATTGA
- a CDS encoding YciI family protein: MLFAAICIDKPGQIDLRLATRAAHLAFLEANAPRIKLGGPFLDEADKPVGSLLVLDCENLAAAQALLAEDPYAKADLFSSVQLRPWRRVVGAEL; this comes from the coding sequence TTGCTGTTCGCCGCCATCTGCATCGACAAGCCCGGTCAAATCGACCTGCGTCTCGCCACCCGGGCGGCCCATCTCGCGTTCCTCGAGGCGAATGCGCCCCGGATCAAGCTCGGCGGCCCATTCCTCGACGAGGCGGACAAGCCGGTCGGCTCCCTGCTCGTTCTGGACTGTGAGAACCTTGCTGCGGCGCAGGCCCTGCTGGCCGAAGACCCCTACGCCAAGGCCGACCTGTTCTCCAGCGTTCAGCTTCGGCCCTGGCGCCGCGTGGTCGGAGCCGAGCTCTGA
- a CDS encoding ion channel yields MIFAQVRERLFGAPNGRVIRIGGRSLIAEGLRRSVWTDQHHYAMSVGWPAFFATLALIFVLLNLVFAGLYWLCFYFGDQPIANARPGSFLDYFFFSVETLATVGYGDMHPRSLAGHVVATLATFAGVCTMAITAGLTFARFSQPRARLLFAQRPVVATHDGARTLMIRFANERHNAITEAGARLWLARNERTLEGSSFRRFHPLRLMRDENPIFALSWTILHVVDETSPVHGWTQEDFANSDASLIVIFSGHDESSKQALRGRRIYAASDVLVDYEYEDLFRLGDNGAAVVDFNRFHEVRPASPKPLDSAKV; encoded by the coding sequence TTGATTTTCGCGCAGGTTCGGGAACGACTTTTCGGCGCGCCGAACGGGCGGGTCATCCGCATCGGCGGCAGGAGTCTGATCGCCGAGGGGCTGCGGCGCAGCGTCTGGACGGACCAGCACCACTACGCCATGAGCGTCGGCTGGCCGGCCTTCTTCGCCACGCTGGCGCTTATTTTCGTCCTTCTCAACCTGGTCTTCGCGGGCCTCTACTGGCTCTGCTTCTATTTCGGGGATCAGCCCATCGCCAATGCGCGCCCGGGGTCGTTCCTGGATTATTTCTTCTTCAGCGTCGAAACCCTCGCGACCGTGGGATATGGCGACATGCACCCCCGTTCGCTGGCGGGGCATGTCGTCGCGACGCTCGCCACTTTCGCCGGCGTTTGCACCATGGCGATCACGGCCGGCCTGACCTTCGCCCGTTTTTCGCAGCCCCGCGCCCGCCTGCTTTTCGCGCAGCGGCCCGTGGTCGCCACGCATGACGGCGCGCGCACCCTGATGATCCGCTTCGCCAACGAACGCCACAACGCCATCACCGAGGCCGGCGCCAGATTATGGCTCGCGCGCAACGAACGCACGCTCGAAGGCTCCAGTTTCCGCAGATTTCACCCGCTCAGGCTGATGCGCGACGAAAACCCGATCTTCGCCCTGAGCTGGACTATCCTGCATGTCGTCGACGAAACCAGTCCTGTTCATGGCTGGACGCAGGAGGATTTCGCCAATTCCGACGCCAGTCTGATCGTCATCTTCAGCGGCCACGACGAAAGCTCGAAGCAGGCCCTGCGCGGGCGCCGCATCTATGCGGCGAGCGACGTGCTGGTGGATTACGAATACGAGGACCTTTTCCGGCTCGGCGACAACGGCGCCGCCGTCGTCGATTTCAACAGGTTCCACGAAGTCAGGCCGGCGAGCCCCAAACCCCTCGACTCCGCCAAAGTTTGA
- a CDS encoding DUF1134 domain-containing protein, producing the protein MSAADNSTPFMRGQVSRRTLLRTGASSALTLAAGEAFGRAPPPADRPEAYSDNEVIANGHRFFGSISRGLAEGVESATRRWGKPNAYVLGQEAGGAFIGGLRYGEGDMYTRNAGHRRIFWQGPSLGLDAGADGDRTMMLVYNLPSVEAMFQRFSGMDGSAYLIGGFGFTALEAQDVVVVPIRSGVGARLGLNLGYLKFTERSTWNPF; encoded by the coding sequence ATGAGCGCCGCCGACAACTCCACGCCGTTCATGCGCGGGCAGGTCTCGCGCCGAACCCTGCTGCGCACCGGGGCTTCCTCCGCCCTGACGCTGGCCGCGGGCGAAGCCTTCGGGCGGGCGCCCCCTCCCGCCGACCGCCCCGAAGCCTATTCCGACAATGAGGTGATCGCCAACGGCCATCGCTTCTTCGGCTCGATTTCGCGCGGGCTCGCGGAAGGGGTGGAATCGGCCACGCGCCGCTGGGGCAAGCCCAACGCCTATGTTCTGGGCCAGGAGGCCGGCGGGGCCTTCATCGGCGGGCTGCGCTACGGCGAAGGCGACATGTACACCCGCAACGCCGGGCATCGGCGCATTTTCTGGCAGGGACCCTCGCTCGGCCTGGACGCCGGAGCGGACGGCGACCGCACCATGATGCTGGTCTACAACCTCCCGTCGGTCGAAGCGATGTTCCAGCGCTTCAGCGGCATGGACGGCTCGGCCTATCTGATCGGGGGCTTCGGCTTCACGGCCCTCGAGGCCCAGGACGTGGTCGTGGTCCCGATCCGATCGGGAGTGGGCGCGCGGCTCGGGCTCAACCTCGGCTATCTGAAGTTCACCGAACGCTCGACCTGGAATCCGTTTTGA
- the cysQ gene encoding 3'(2'),5'-bisphosphate nucleotidase CysQ has protein sequence MSSPPMAPDALAKLFAELCLEAGAIVMEVFGRATIETRIKGDSSPVSEADERAEIFLLAALSRRLPGLPVIAEESAARGITPSQSGCFALVDPLDGTREFIARRKEFTVNVAYVENGAPIAGAVYAPALGELWFAGGAASFVRAAPGAPLPPASDWRVLRTRPLPPEGATALVSRSHLDAETEAFLARRKIKDRIDAGSSLKFCRVAEGAADIYPRLGPTMEWDTAAGDAVLRAAGGVTLIPGGEPLRYGKADQNYKNGPFVCFGDPNSATFS, from the coding sequence ATGTCCAGCCCGCCAATGGCCCCCGACGCGCTCGCAAAGCTCTTTGCCGAACTCTGCCTCGAAGCGGGCGCGATCGTCATGGAAGTCTTTGGCCGGGCGACAATAGAAACCCGCATCAAGGGCGACAGCAGTCCGGTCAGCGAGGCCGACGAGCGCGCGGAGATTTTTCTGCTCGCCGCCCTGTCCCGCCGCCTGCCGGGGCTTCCCGTGATCGCGGAGGAGAGCGCCGCCCGCGGGATTACGCCCTCTCAATCGGGCTGTTTCGCGCTGGTCGATCCGCTCGACGGCACTCGCGAATTCATCGCGCGGCGCAAGGAATTCACCGTCAATGTCGCCTATGTCGAGAACGGCGCGCCGATCGCGGGCGCGGTCTATGCGCCGGCGCTGGGAGAATTATGGTTCGCGGGGGGCGCGGCCAGCTTCGTCAGGGCTGCGCCGGGCGCCCCCTTGCCGCCGGCGTCCGATTGGCGGGTTTTGCGCACCAGGCCGCTGCCGCCCGAAGGCGCGACCGCCCTCGTCAGCCGCTCCCACCTCGACGCCGAGACCGAGGCTTTTCTGGCGCGGCGGAAGATCAAGGACCGGATCGACGCGGGGTCGTCCCTCAAATTCTGCCGCGTGGCCGAGGGCGCCGCGGATATTTATCCGCGCCTGGGGCCGACCATGGAGTGGGACACGGCGGCCGGCGACGCGGTCCTGCGCGCCGCCGGCGGCGTGACCCTGATCCCCGGAGGGGAGCCGCTAAGATACGGAAAAGCCGACCAGAACTATAAGAACGGTCCATTCGTCTGTTTTGGCGATCCTAATTCGGCAACCTTTTCTTAA
- a CDS encoding creatininase family protein: MRPSPFWTDLSTRDFASLDWERTIVVAPLAAVEQHGPHLPVGVDAQIMEGCIARVASRLPKDLDVLFLPIQNIGVSTEHRAFPGTLTLSPATALLALIETLEGAIAAGARKLAMISSHGGNSPLISQAALELRARHGVLAVTCSWSRFGYPDGLFGSDELRHGVHAGEIETSLMLAFRPELVEMARARNFVPASRDFERDFTWLRADRPAGFGWMAQDLSPSGAMGDASRATTEKGVAAADYWATAFIELLRDIEAFDLERLKGTE, translated from the coding sequence ATGCGCCCTTCGCCTTTCTGGACCGATCTTTCCACCCGCGATTTCGCCTCCCTCGATTGGGAACGGACCATCGTCGTCGCGCCTCTCGCCGCGGTGGAGCAGCATGGACCGCATCTGCCGGTGGGGGTCGACGCCCAGATCATGGAAGGCTGCATTGCGCGCGTCGCTTCGCGGCTGCCCAAGGATCTCGACGTGCTGTTCCTGCCGATTCAAAATATCGGCGTCTCCACCGAGCACAGGGCTTTTCCCGGCACATTGACGCTGTCGCCGGCGACCGCTTTGCTGGCGCTGATCGAAACCTTGGAGGGCGCCATAGCCGCGGGAGCGCGCAAGCTCGCTATGATCAGCTCCCATGGCGGCAATTCCCCGCTCATCTCCCAGGCGGCGCTGGAGTTGCGGGCGCGGCACGGCGTGCTGGCGGTGACCTGCTCATGGAGCCGCTTCGGCTATCCCGACGGCCTCTTCGGCTCCGACGAACTGCGCCATGGCGTGCATGCGGGGGAGATCGAGACCTCGCTGATGCTGGCCTTCCGGCCCGAGCTCGTCGAAATGGCGCGGGCGAGGAATTTTGTTCCCGCCAGCCGGGATTTCGAGCGCGACTTCACTTGGCTGCGAGCTGACCGGCCGGCGGGTTTCGGCTGGATGGCGCAGGATCTATCGCCCTCGGGCGCGATGGGCGACGCCTCCAGGGCCACGACCGAGAAAGGCGTGGCCGCGGCGGATTATTGGGCCACCGCCTTCATCGAACTGCTCCGCGACATCGAGGCGTTCGATCTGGAGAGGTTGAAGGGGACGGAGTAG
- a CDS encoding patatin-like phospholipase family protein, protein MSRPRIGLALGSGAARGWSHIGVIDALTEAGIEPEIVCGTSMGALIGAAYVSERLPDLRQWAEAASWREIAPLLDVRLAGGGLIDARLVVEFLRKLGIGAPIESYAKKYAAVATDFNTGREVWLQSGPILDAVRGSIALPGFISPAEVEGRWLIDGGLVNPVPVSLCRALGADVIIAVNLNGDLLGQRPDNAPREKPVSSGPATPGEFFGRMLTDFPAAAREQATQIALRLLPQGPSTPGYFDVLNNSINIMQDQITRARLAGEPPHVMLTPRLQNIGVLEFTKAKQAFAEGRACVEHALPMLRRYL, encoded by the coding sequence TTGTCACGTCCTCGTATCGGCCTCGCCCTCGGCAGCGGAGCCGCTCGCGGCTGGTCCCACATCGGCGTCATCGACGCTTTGACGGAAGCCGGCATAGAACCCGAAATCGTCTGCGGAACCTCGATGGGAGCGCTGATCGGAGCCGCCTATGTCTCGGAGCGCCTGCCCGACTTGCGGCAATGGGCCGAGGCCGCGAGCTGGCGCGAGATCGCGCCGCTGCTCGACGTCCGGCTGGCCGGCGGCGGCCTCATCGACGCCAGGCTGGTCGTAGAGTTCCTGCGAAAATTGGGGATCGGCGCGCCGATCGAGAGCTACGCCAAAAAATACGCGGCGGTCGCCACGGATTTTAACACCGGCCGCGAGGTCTGGCTGCAGTCGGGCCCCATTCTCGACGCCGTGCGCGGCTCCATCGCGCTTCCAGGGTTCATCAGCCCCGCCGAGGTCGAAGGCCGATGGCTCATCGACGGCGGTCTGGTGAATCCGGTGCCGGTCTCGCTGTGCCGCGCGCTCGGCGCGGATGTGATCATCGCCGTCAACCTCAACGGCGACCTGCTGGGACAGCGGCCCGACAACGCCCCCCGCGAAAAGCCGGTCTCGAGCGGCCCGGCGACGCCGGGCGAGTTTTTCGGGCGGATGCTGACCGATTTTCCCGCCGCAGCGCGCGAGCAGGCGACCCAGATCGCCCTGCGGCTGCTGCCGCAGGGGCCATCGACGCCGGGCTATTTCGACGTTCTCAACAACTCCATCAACATCATGCAGGACCAGATCACGCGGGCGCGCCTCGCCGGCGAGCCGCCCCACGTCATGCTGACGCCGCGCCTGCAGAACATCGGCGTGCTCGAATTCACCAAAGCGAAACAGGCTTTCGCGGAAGGGCGCGCCTGCGTCGAACACGCCCTGCCCATGCTGCGGCGATATCTTTGA